A window of the Citrus sinensis cultivar Valencia sweet orange chromosome 9, DVS_A1.0, whole genome shotgun sequence genome harbors these coding sequences:
- the LOC102627142 gene encoding pentatricopeptide repeat-containing protein At2g13600-like has product MMAKSISSLLHHCSKTKALQQGISLHAAVLKMGIQPDVIVSNHVLNLYAKCGEMILARKVFDEMSERNLVSWSAMISGHHQAGEHLLALELFSQMHLLPNEYIFASAISACAGIQSLVKGQQIHAYSLKFGYASISFVGNSLISMYMKVGYSSDALLVYGEAFEPNLVSFNALIAGFVENQQPEKGFEVFKLMLRQGLLPDRFSFAGGLEICSVSNDLRKGMILHCLAVKGKLESNPFVGNTIMALYSKFNLIGETEKAFRLIEGKDLISWNTFIAACSHCVDYEKGLSVFKEMSNNHGERPDDFTFASILAACAGLASVQHGKQIHAHLIRMRLNQDVGVGNALVNMYAKCGLISCSYKLFNEMLYRNVVSWNTIIAAHANHGLGGSALKLFEQMKATGIKPDSVTFIGLLTACNHAGLVKEGEAYFNSMEKTYGISPDIEHFTCLIDLLGRAGKLLKAEEYTKKFPLGQDPIVLGTLLSACRLRRDVVIGERLAKQLFHLQPTTTSPYVLLSNLYASDGMWGDVAGARKMLKDSGLKKEPSYSMIEVQGTFEKFTVAEFSHSKIEEINYMLKTLSLAAGEVCLSHLS; this is encoded by the coding sequence atgatgGCAAAATCTATTAGCTCACTCTTGCATCATTGCTCCAAGACTAAGGCATTGCAGCAAGGTATTTCACTCCATGCTGCTGTTTTGAAGATGGGTATTCAACCTGATGTCATTGTGTCTAACCATGTCCTCAACTTGTATGCAAAATGTGGCGAGATGATCTTAGCTCGTAAAGTGTTTGACGAAATGTCCGAAAGAAACCTTGTATCTTGGTCCGCCATGATTTCTGGTCATCACCAGGCCGGGGAACACTTATTGGCACTTGAACTTTTTTCTCAAATGCACCTCTTGCCCAATGAGTACATATTTGCCAGTGCCATAAGTGCCTGTGCTGGCATTCAGTCACTAGTGAAAGGACAACAGATTCATGCTTACTCTTTGAAATTTGGATATGCATCAATCTCGTTTGTTGGCAACTCGCTCATTTCTATGTATATGAAAGTTGGATATTCTAGTGATGCCTTGCTTGTCTATGGTGAAGCATTTGAACCTAACTTGGTCTCTTTTAATGCATTAATTGCTGGGTTCGTGGAAAACCAACAGCCTGAAAAGGGATTCGAAGTGTTCAAACTTATGCTCCGACAAGGTCTTCTGCCCGATCGGTTTAGTTTTGCTGGAGGGTTGGAGATTTGTTCTGTTTCAAATGATTTGCGCAAGGGAATGATATTGCATTGCCTCGCCGTAAAGGGTAAACTTGAGTCAAACCCTTTTGTTGGTAATACGATAATGGCTTtgtattcaaaattcaatttgatagGAGAAACAGAGAAGGCCTTCAGATTGATTGAAGGGAAAGACTTGATATCATGGAACACATTTATCGCTGCTTGCTCTCATTGTGTGGATTATGAAAAGGGTTTGAGCGTTTTCAAAGAGATGTCAAACAATCATGGTGAGAGACCCGATGACTTTACTTTTGCTAGTATTCTTGCTGCCTGTGCCGGACTTGCTTCAGTTCAACATGGCAAGCAAATTCATGCTCACCTAATCAGAATGAGGCTCAATCAAGATGTGGGAGTTGGTAATGCCCTTGTGAACATGTACGCTAAATGTGGTTTGATTAGCTGTTCatacaaattatttaacgAAATGCTCTATCGCAATGTTGTCTCGTGGAACACCATCATTGCTGCACACGCAAATCATGGTCTGGGAGGGTCGGCACTAAAACTTTTTGAGCAGATGAAAGCAACGGGGATAAAGCCAGACTCAGTTACATTTATCGGACTTTTAACCGCTTGCAATCATGCAGGGCTAGTGAAGGAGGGCGAAGCTTACTTCAATTCTATGGAAAAAACCTATGGTATCTCCCCTGACATAGAACATTTTACATGTCTTATAGATTTATTGGGACGGGCAGGCAAATTACTCAAGGCAGAAGAGTACACGAAAAAGTTCCCACTTGGGCAAGATCCAATTGTTTTAGGGACCTTGCTTTCAGCATGCCGGCTACGTAGAGATGTTGTCATTGGCGAACGATTGGCTAAACAGCTATTCCATCTGCAACCTACGACTACATCACCTTATGTTCTGTTGTCAAACTTATATGCTTCAGATGGCATGTGGGGAGATGTTGCAGGGGCAAGAAAGATGTTGAAAGATAGCGGCTTGAAAAAGGAGCCTAGCTATAGTATGATTGAAGTGCAAGgaacttttgaaaaatttacgGTAGCTGAATTTTCTCATTCTAAGATTGAAGAGATAAATTACATGCTCAAAACTTTAAGCTTGGCCGCAGGTGAAGTCTGTTTAAGCCATTTAAGTTAG
- the LOC102626683 gene encoding subtilisin-like protease SBT2.6, whose protein sequence is MIAAEFLCIFIVLFTIFILGRAEVYIVTVEGEPIISYRGGDNGFEATAVESDEKIDTTSELVTSYARHLEKKHDMLLGLLFERDTYKKLYSYKHLINGFAVHITPDQAEILQRAPGVKSVERDWKVRRLTTHTPEFLGLPTGVWPTGGGFDRAGEDIVIGFVDSGIYPHHPSFGSHHTDPYGPVPKYRGKCEVDPDTKRSFCNGKIIGAQHFAEAAIAARAFNPAVDFASPLDGDGHGSHTAAIAAGNNGIPVRMHGHEFGRASGMAPRARIAVYKALYRLFGGFVADVVAAIDQAVHDGVDILSLSVGPNSPPATTKTTFLNPFDVTLLAAVKAGVFVAQAAGNGGPFPKTLVSYSPWITTVAAAIDDRRYKNHLNLGNGKILAGIGLSPATHGNRTFTLVAANDVLLDSSVMKYSASDCQRPEVLNKNLVEGNILLCGYSFNFVTGTASIKKVSETAKSLGAAGFVLAVENVSPGTKFDPVPVGIPGILITDVTKSMDLVDYYNTSTTRDWTGRVKSFKGTGTIGDGLMPILHKSAPQVALFSARGPNIKDFSFQDADLLKPDILAPGSLIWAAWSPNGTDEANFVGEGFALISGTSMAAPHIAGIAALVKQKHPYWSPAAIKSALMTTTTKLDRASRPLQAQQYSETEAMKLVTATPFDYGSGHVNPRAALDPGLIFDAGYVDYLGFLCTTPGIDIHEIRNYTNQPCNYSMGHPYNFNTPSITVAHLVKTQVVTRTVTNVAEEETYSMSARMQPAIAIEVNPPAMTLKPGASRKFTVTLTVRSVTGTYSFGEICMKGSRGHKVNIPVIAQGNWR, encoded by the exons ATGATTGCAGCTGAATTTTTGTGTATATTTATTGTGTTATTCACCATTTTCATTCTTGGGAGAGCTGAGGTTTACATTGTCACAGTGGAAGGAGAGCCTATTATAAGTTACAGGGGTGGTGATAATGGTTTTGAAGCTACTGCCGTGGAATCCGATGAGAAGATTGACACCACCAG TGAATTGGTCACATCCTATGCCCGTCATCTTGAAAAGAAACATGACATGCTTCTTGGGCTTCTATTTGAGCGTGATACTTACAAAAAGCTCTACAGCTATAAACACCTTATAAATGGTTTTGCAGTTCACATTACCCCTGACCAG GCAGAAATCCTACAACGTGCCCCCGGCGTGAAATCTGTGGAAAGAGATTGGAAGGTGAGGAGACTTACGACACACACCCCTGAATTTTTGGGGCTACCTACTGGAGTATGGCCGACAGGAGGTGGCTTTGACAGGGCTGGTGAAGATATTGTCATAGGATTTGTAGATTCTGGAATTTATCCCCACCATCCAAGCTTTGGAAGCCACCACACTGACCCATATGGGCCTGTCCCCAAGTACAGGGGAAAATGTGAAGTTGATCCTGATACTAAAAGAAGCTTCTGCAATGGGAAGATTATTGGCGCCCAACATTTTGCAGAGGCTGCAATAGCAGCTCGGGCATTCAATCCTGCTGTTGATTTTGCTTCTCCTTTAGATGGTGATGGACATGGAAG TCATACAGCAGCTATTGCAGCTGGAAATAATGGTATTCCAGTAAGAATGCATGGCCATGAATTTGGGAGAGCAAGTGGGATGGCTCCCCGTGCCAG gATTGCTGTATATAAGGCACTCTACAGGCTTTTTGGAGGCTTTGTAGCAGATGTGGTTGCTGCAATTGATCAG GCTGTTCATGATGGTGTGGATATACTTAGCCTCTCCGTGGGGCCAAACAGTCCTCCAGCTACCACCAAGACCACATTTTTAAATCCTTTCGATGTTACGCTTCTTGCAGCTGTGAAAGCAGGTGTATTCGTTGCACAGGCAGCTGGAAATGGAGGTCCTTTCCCCAAAACTTTGGTATCTTACAGTCCATGGATAACAACTGTAGCAGCTGCAATTGATGACCGCAGATACAAAAACCATCTGAACCTGGGCAATGGAAAAATCTTAGCTGGAATTGGGTTGTCAC CTGCGACTCATGGAAATCGAACGTTTACCTTGGTTGCTGCAAATGATGTTCTTCTGGATTCTTCAGTAATGAAGTACAGCGCCTCAGACTGCCAGAGACCAGAAGTGTTAAACAAGAACTTGGTTGAGGGTAACATTCTTCTTTGCGGCTATTCCTTCAATTTTGTTACTGGTACTGCATCCATCAAGAAAGTTTCGGAGACAGCAAAGAGCCTTGGCGCAGCTGGATTTGTTCTTGCTGTAGAAAATGTTTCCCCAGGAACAAAATTTGATCCTGTTCCAGTTGGTATTCCTGGGATACTTATCACAGATGTCACGAAGTCAATG GATCTTGTAGACTACTACAACACCTCTACAACAAGAGACTGGACTGGACGAGTGAAAAGTTTTAAAGGTACAGGTACCATAGGAGATGGTTTGATGCCTATTCTCCATAAATCAGCACCGCAGGTGGCATTATTTTCTGCTCGAGGGCCCAATATAAAAGATTTCAGCTTCCAAGATGCAGATCTTCTCAAGCCAGACATTCTGGCTCCTGGCTCTCTCATTTGGGCCGCTTGGTCTCCAAATGGAACAGATGAAGCTAATTTTGTGG GAGAAGGATTTGCCTTGATATCTGGAACCAGTATGGCTGCACCACATATAGCCGGGATAGCTGCTCTTGTGAAGCAGAAGCACCCTTATTGGAGCCCAGCTGCTATAAAATCAGCATTGATGACCACAACAACGAAGTTGGACAGAGCAAGTAGGCCTCTTCAAGCACAACAATATTCTGAAACAGAAGCCATGAAGCTGGTTACAGCTACACCATTTGACTATGGGAGTGGCCATGTCAATCCAAGAGCTGCCTTGGATCCTGGACTCATATTTGATGCAG GTTACGTGGATTACTTGGGATTCTTGTGCACGACTCCCGGCATAGACATTCACGAGATAAGAAACTACACAAACCAACCCTGCAACTACTCAATGGGCCACCCGTATAATTTCAATACTCCGTCAATCACAGTCGCCCATCTTGTGAAGACTCAAGTAGTTACACGAACAGTCACAAATGTTGCCGAAGAAGAAACCTACTCGATGTCCGCCAGGATGCAACCAGCCATTGCCATTGAAGTCAACCCTCCAGCCATGACTCTGAAACCTGGTGCTTCACGGAAGTTCACTGTGACCCTCACTGTGAGATCGGTGACCGGCACGTACAGTTTTGGGGAAATTTGCATGAAAGGAAGTCGAGGGCACAAGGTAAATATCCCGGTGATAGCTCAGGGAAATTGGCGATGA
- the LOC102626187 gene encoding uncharacterized protein LOC102626187 — protein sequence MEEHSIFHRLISHLRSTCKYYTGYPKDLGPSRVIHFTSEREFVHILHQGYPVVVAFTIRGNLTKHLDRVLEEAAAEFYPHVKFMRVECPKYPGFCLTRQRKEYPFIEIFHSPEQASTRERGADPNITKYAVKVLPFNYDLSAYGFREYFKRQGIRSSDPK from the exons ATGGAGGAGCATTCAATTTTTCACAGACTGATCAGTCATCTTCGTTCAACGTGCAA GTATTACACTGGCTATCCGAAGGATCTTGGGCCATCTCGTGTTATTCATTTCACTTCAGAGCGTGAATTTGTCCATATCCTTCATCAAGGCTATCCTGTTGTAGTTGCATTTACTATTAG GGGTAACCTCACCAAACACCTTGACCGAGTACTGGAAGAAGCTGCTGCTGAGTTTTATCCACATGTAAAATTTATGCGA GTTGAGTGTCCAAAATATCCTGGATTTTGTTTAACAAGGCAGAGGAAGGAATATCCATTCATCGAGATATTTCACAGTCCAGAACAA GCAAGTACCCGAGAAAGGGGTGCTGATCCAAATATAACAAAGTACGCTGTTAAAGTTCTACCC TTCAACTACGACCTCAGTGCATATGGATTTCGAGAATATTTCAAACGGCAGGGAATAAGGTCATCAGATCCCAAGTAA
- the LOC102625900 gene encoding glutaredoxin-C4, translating into MTARRLTPMISVLTLTIATLLFWASFSGASAKSSEAAFVEKTVSSHKIVIFSKSYCPYCRRAKSVFKELNMAPHVVELDERDDGWNIQDALGEMVGRRTVPQVFINGKHIGGSDDTVEAYESGKLAQLLGIAASGKDDL; encoded by the exons ATGACGGCGAGAAGACTAACACCAATGATCTCAGTACTAACGTTAACGATTGCGACGCTTCTCTTCTGGGCATCATTTTCCGGAGCTTCTGCCAAATCttcagaagctgcttttgtcgAAAAGACTGTCTCTTCCCACAAGATCGTCATCTTCTCCAAGTCTTATTGCCC ATATTGTAGGAGGGCTAAATCTGTATTCAAAGAGTTGAACATGGCTCCTCATGTAGTCGAGCTTGATGAGAGAG ATGATGGCTGGAACATTCAGGATGCCTTGGGTGAGATGGTTGGGCGGCGCACTGTACCACAGGTGTTCATAAATGGAAAGCACATTGGAGGCTCAGATG ATACTGTTGAAGCTTATGAAAGTGGGAAACTAGCTCAGCTTTTAGGTATTGCAGCAAGCGGCAAAGATGATCTCTAA
- the LOC102625607 gene encoding oxysterol-binding protein-related protein 4B, translated as MVKEEINVVLTKPLSLDGESNDDFRAPNILQRVLSLFKSVRPGTDVTRFKLPAIFNLPKSHLQCFGELVYCIGNDMLSKCNSLESPLERFTAVVAWSISMNRPPVFGSAPYNPVLGETHHVSRGNLNILLEQVSHHPPVTALHGTDEKENIEIIWCQHPAPKFYGASVEAEVHGRRQLKLLNHNETYEMNSPKLCIRFLPVPGADWVGNVKIKCYETGLEAELFYKANPFIALRRNHRAVKGKIYNSSSSKILYEIDGHWDRTVSLKDVNNGKSTIIYNAKEVLTGLKAPIVKDLEEMWPSESAAVWSEVSQYIMRQDWEKASEAKKAVEEKQRKLLRERESAGETWVPKHFTVTCNKERGWDCSSIKKVVPPAPIVVPL; from the exons ATG GTTAAGGAAGAGATAAATGTTGTGCTCACAAAGCCACTATCGTTGGATGGAGAATCAAATGATGATTTCAGAGCTCCGAATATTCTTCAACGcgttttaagtttatttaaaagtgTACGACCAGGAACAGATGTCACCCGGTTCAAG CTGCCAGCTATCTTCAACTTGCCCAAATCACACCTCCAATGTTTCGGAGAACTAGTATATTGCATTGGCAATGACATGCTGAGCAAATGCAACAGCTTGGAGAGCCCCCTGGAAAGATTTACAGCCGTCGTAGCTTGGAGCATATCGATGAATCGACCTCCTGTTTTCGGCTCTGCTCCTTACAACCCTGTTCTTGGAGAAACTCATCATGTTTCTAGAGGAAACCTCAATATTCTACTCGAGCAG GTTTCACATCACCCCCCAGTTACAGCTCTTCATGGAACTGACGAGAaggaaaatattgaaattatttggtGCCAGCATCCTGCTCCCAAATTCTACG GTGCTTCGGTGGAAGCTGAGGTGCATGGAAGAAGGCAATTGAAGCTCCTTAATCACAATGAAACTTATGAAATGAACTCACCAAAGCTATGCATCAGATTTCTTCCAGTTCCTGGAGCTGATTGGGTTGGCAATGTGAAAATCAAATGCTATGAGACTGGCCTAGAAGCtgaattattttacaaagcCAATCCTTTTATAGCGCTTAGAAGAAACCATAGGGCTGTTAAAGGAAAAATCTACAACTCCTCGTCATCCAAGATTCTTTATGAGATTGACGGCCATTGGGATAG AACTGTCTCACTGAAGGACGTCAACAATGGGAAAAGTACAATTATCTACAATGCTAAAGAAGTTCTTACTGGGTTGAAAGCACCCATTGTAAAGGATTTGGAG gAGATGTGGCCAAGTGAATCAGCGGCGGTGTGGAGCGAGGTGAGCCAATATATAATGAGGCAAGATTGGGAGAAAGCTAGCGAAGCAAAGAAAGCTGTTGAGGAAAAGCAGAGGAAACTactgagagagagagaatcagCCGGAGAAACTTGGGTTCCAAAGCATTTCACTGTTACCTGTAACAAGGAAAGAGGTTGGGACTGCTCATCTATTAAGAAAGTTGTGCCACCAGCTCCAATTGTTGTtcccctttaa